TATGACGTTACCATTGAAGAAAAAGCTGTACATATTGCTGGCATGGCTTGCGGTTGTACCGGCTGGCTTATATTTTACATATCAATACTATCCTCCTGAAAATATTGCAGGAAATGAGCTTGAGTTTATAACATTGGTGGCATTTGCCACTTTCATCCCCCTCATGCCCATCGTGATCAACGGTGCGACCATCTTCTTCATCCAGTGGGTGACACTCGTCGGCTTCATCAAGTATGGTCTATTTATTGAAATCGTACTGATGCAGTTCTCGATCATCCCCTTGCTCATAAGGCTCCGGGTGACAAAAAGCGACTGGCACAGGATCCCATTGAATTCACTGATGTTCTTTTTGGTTTCATACATCAGTGGGCTGATCTATTTTATGGTGGGAGGGGAAATCGCCGAAAGGGAGCTCGGTCAGCTGATCCTACCGATCCTTTGTTACCAGATCGTATCCATTATGATCAATCAGATCCTCCTCCTTCTCTATCATCATTATGTGGCTAATAATGACGTGCGTTTTTACAGTAAGGACTTTGTGTGGGATTTCACCGCCAATATGATCATGTTCCCTCTTTCTCTCTCACTCTACTATTTGACATTTGAACTGGGGGCGTTTGCCTCCTTGCTGATTGGAGTCCCGTTCGTCAGTCTCTCCATCATCTTGAAGCTCTATAATTCATCCGAGAATATCAATGAATACCTCCAAAAAGCAGGGGAAATCGGGCATCAGCTCACAGAGAGCCTCAAGGTCAAAGAAGTCCTGGATATTTTCATCGAGAAGATCATCGAAACACTTCCTGTCGAATATGCGTACATCCTCGACTGCCATGAGGAGGGGTTGGTTCTTCTCCGGCGGTTTGAAAATGGGGAAATGAAATCGAATAACCTTCGTCCCCTCAAGAAAAATCAGGGGATCAGCGGAGTGGTATGGGAAACGGGAAAATCCGTCCTGTATACGTCCCGTTCGGAATGGACCGATATCGCCGAAGGGTATATGCCGGAGGATGTGGAAAGCGTGTTATGCGTACCTATCGTCAGGAGCCAGAAGGTGAGGGGAATCCTTCTTCTCGCTTCCTCCAAAAAGAAAGCGTATGAGAAATTCCAATTGATGATCGTCGATATCCTATGCTCTTATTTCGGGATAGCCATTGCCAATGCAAGGCACCATGAGCGGACGAAACAGAACAGTGAACGATGCGCTCTTACAGGTCTCTACAATTATCGCTACTTCGAGGATCTGCTTTCCATGGAATACAATCACCTCGAAGCAGGAAAGAGAAAGACCCTGTCCTTAATCATGCTGGATCTTGACCACTTCAAAGTGATCAATGATAACTACGGTCACCAGAGTGGTAACGAAATCCTGATACAACTGGCCGAACGCTTACGTGCATTGATATCCACTAAAGGAACCGTGGCAAGATACGGCGGGGAGGAATTTGTGATCCTCCTTCCCGATACGGAAAGGGAAGAGGCACTCCGCATCGCAGAATATGTCAGGGGCACGATTGCCAACCAGCCGTTCACGCTCCATGACAGCCTGGACGAATCCAACAAACAGATAATGGTCAGGATTACGGCAAGCATCGGCGTATCGACCGCACCTCAGGATGCAGACGACACCATGGCCCTCATCCGTCATGCCGACCGGGCGCTTTATACTGGGGCGAAGCAGGCAGGGAGGAATCGGGTGGCGCAGTATGTGAAATAAGGAAAAGGATGTCTAAAGTAATCATGGACATCCTTTTTTTATTGAAAATACCATCACGTGAGTATTAAGTCCTATTAAAATAGTTTGAAGATTGATATAATAAATATATTATAGGATAACCAAAATGAGGGATATTATGAGAATACAGCCAAAAACTCCATTCCTATTCATCCTGTTTCTTACGCTCCTAATGAGTTCGACCATAACATATGCAAAAGGGAATGCTGATTTACATGTGGATTTTAATGTATCACCGTCACAAAGTGTGATCGTAAAGCCTGCAGAAGGAAATGCAAAAGCGTCATTAGATTTCAATATTATTCCGGCAGGGGAAGTGAAGGAAGCAAAGCGGCCCCCTATTGATGTCGTCTTTATCTTTGACAAATCAGGCTCGATGAATAGTACGAGAGACAAAATGCAAAATGCAAAAGACGGACTGACCAGTGCTGTCCAATTCTTTGAAAAAAACAAGCAAGAAAATGACCGCTTTTCTCTCATTACCTTTTCGTCCGAGATTGAAACGATCCTTCCGTTAAGCAATGACCTCGATTCTATTAAAACATCTATGTTACATACCACCGCATATGGAGGGACAAATTATACCGATCCTTTGCGTGCAGCAAAGCATATGCTGAGAGATTCCAAGAACGAAAAGTATATTGTCTTCCTGACAGATGGACAGCCTATGATTGCAACCGCCGTTGAAAAAGTAAAAAGAGAAGAATGTACAAGACCGTTTTGGTTTTTTTGCGGTGAAACAGATCTTGTAGAGAATGATCAACAAGTGATATATGACTTCCAAAATAGATACTATTATAATAAGTGGCTCCATAAAATATATTCCCCGGATAATAGCAAATTGAAATCATTATTGATACCTTCTGATTTTTCTATGGATGGTACTTCTTTTAAGTCGGGTTGGTACAATCCAGGGGAGTTGGAAACAAACAGTCAGCAAATGCAGGCTCTGATTAAACAAAAAGGCCTTGAAGTTTCCAAAGAATTATACAACTCCAACATCACCATGCATACACTCGGATACGGGGAAGGCGACCTTGATGACCGATACCTTCAAATGCTGGCAGAGAAGACTTCCGGCAGTTTCATCAAAGCAAGTGAGGGAAGTGTCTCGGATGCATTTGAAAAACTGGCGAATAAAATAAACTCCGTTAAATTGGAAGGGGAAGCGGTCGTACCTTTGCCGGTAAACGCAACTGTTGACCGTAACCAATACAAAGTGGTCAATAATACGGTGTATTTACCGTTTTCCACCGTGTATGAAGTGGGCCAGGGAGCACCGTCGGCCATAATCCTATCATTACCTGTGGAGTTTACGACAAAGGGTACCTACACTTTTGACTCTGTAAAAATTCAATATAAAACGGCAGAAGAAACGGCATGGAGAAATACCAATAATAAATCGGTGACGATCCAGGTGAAGGATGATGCACCTGCATCTGTTACAGGAAAGCTTGAACTGAATAAAATCAATCAAGAATTATTCAATTTAATTATTGAGCAAGGAAAAGAGACCAACTCATTTACGGGTAAGTATCAGCTGGAGTTCGGAGGCCTAGTAAATCCAACTGCCAAGGGGAACGTAAGAGATATCACCATCTACCAGCCGTTACCTGAAGGGGTGGAAGTTGAAGCCGGCAATAACCTTTCTATAGAAAATGTGAATGGTCAACGAACGGCTGTCATGAGATTGACTCAAAGGATGAATTTTGAAAACGGAAAGTTTTCTCAACCCTCGCTTTCCGCCAATATGAAGATAAAGGCCTTATGGGCCATTAATAATGTAAAGATGCCTCAGCCTAAGGTATCTTACGTTGATTCGAGATATGATACGAAAGTGGTCAGTAATTTGACCCCAGATCAAAATGAATTAAGTGCGAAAGTAAGAACCCGTAAGTATGATAATCAAAAAGAATATGCTTATGATGGTTTTGCTAACGGAACAATAAAAAAAGTATTGATCACAGGACAGGGGGAAACGACTG
The DNA window shown above is from Rossellomorea vietnamensis and carries:
- a CDS encoding sensor domain-containing diguanylate cyclase is translated as MTLPLKKKLYILLAWLAVVPAGLYFTYQYYPPENIAGNELEFITLVAFATFIPLMPIVINGATIFFIQWVTLVGFIKYGLFIEIVLMQFSIIPLLIRLRVTKSDWHRIPLNSLMFFLVSYISGLIYFMVGGEIAERELGQLILPILCYQIVSIMINQILLLLYHHYVANNDVRFYSKDFVWDFTANMIMFPLSLSLYYLTFELGAFASLLIGVPFVSLSIILKLYNSSENINEYLQKAGEIGHQLTESLKVKEVLDIFIEKIIETLPVEYAYILDCHEEGLVLLRRFENGEMKSNNLRPLKKNQGISGVVWETGKSVLYTSRSEWTDIAEGYMPEDVESVLCVPIVRSQKVRGILLLASSKKKAYEKFQLMIVDILCSYFGIAIANARHHERTKQNSERCALTGLYNYRYFEDLLSMEYNHLEAGKRKTLSLIMLDLDHFKVINDNYGHQSGNEILIQLAERLRALISTKGTVARYGGEEFVILLPDTEREEALRIAEYVRGTIANQPFTLHDSLDESNKQIMVRITASIGVSTAPQDADDTMALIRHADRALYTGAKQAGRNRVAQYVK
- a CDS encoding vWA domain-containing protein — its product is MRIQPKTPFLFILFLTLLMSSTITYAKGNADLHVDFNVSPSQSVIVKPAEGNAKASLDFNIIPAGEVKEAKRPPIDVVFIFDKSGSMNSTRDKMQNAKDGLTSAVQFFEKNKQENDRFSLITFSSEIETILPLSNDLDSIKTSMLHTTAYGGTNYTDPLRAAKHMLRDSKNEKYIVFLTDGQPMIATAVEKVKREECTRPFWFFCGETDLVENDQQVIYDFQNRYYYNKWLHKIYSPDNSKLKSLLIPSDFSMDGTSFKSGWYNPGELETNSQQMQALIKQKGLEVSKELYNSNITMHTLGYGEGDLDDRYLQMLAEKTSGSFIKASEGSVSDAFEKLANKINSVKLEGEAVVPLPVNATVDRNQYKVVNNTVYLPFSTVYEVGQGAPSAIILSLPVEFTTKGTYTFDSVKIQYKTAEETAWRNTNNKSVTIQVKDDAPASVTGKLELNKINQELFNLIIEQGKETNSFTGKYQLEFGGLVNPTAKGNVRDITIYQPLPEGVEVEAGNNLSIENVNGQRTAVMRLTQRMNFENGKFSQPSLSANMKIKALWAINNVKMPQPKVSYVDSRYDTKVVSNLTPDQNELSAKVRTRKYDNQKEYAYDGFANGTIKKVLITGQGETTVAVLEPGINNGFPNKAVKELVADSTQLTITYKDGSTAVLSFIPALTVKDAVTNKVLEDGDSISNQAEFYLSTGVPGNDVKYKYRMLNEDEVIEGWNNIDLQEVKTLDTFGKNEVQVKASGGFAVDDYIIGKTIWIEGDELIRVPSLIELYVGETKSFDIDVFPFGKPNNNYNVLVTQGNDGVINSEYTQVRSTKENRMTGLSPGEDNVIVETKNGKFKKTIRVIVKSKFIDLESMDFTKSKYTLLLEGNDFDVHSNLIFNPHNATNKNIKTVTDTGNGVVEITRENDIWKITPKSKGVTTITVTSDENPDIKATAIFEVVSEEGGNPGTENGSIDGRW